The Vibrio coralliirubri DNA window TAAGAGACAACATTCTAGATAAGATCAGTGGTGAACTATCGAGGGTTGGCAAAGGTTACAACGCTGATTTTTCGGTTGAAATATCGGGAAGTGATGAACTGCCTAGCATCGCGCATCTGAATGAATTGGAGGTGAAGCTAGTGCGTGAAGAGGTAGGGTTCAACGAAATTGTTGACTACTGCTACAAGTGCTAAATAACCGGTTCAATTGTGTAGTGGCATAGCTAATTTGGCTACGTGGTCAGAATTAGTGTAGTAGTTCAGGCGATTTTGTATGAGTCATTACAATACCTCGGGTTATCCGTAATATGCTAAATTAGCAAAGTCACTGACACGTTTCTGTCCAGAATATTCGTACGCTGAATTTTTACCCGTGGCACTTTTAAGCACAAAAGTGCCCCAAAGTTTGCCAGCCGCAGATTTGGGACACACTTTTTTTTATGCTACAAAATATCTAATTATTTGTGAGACAATTCACTTCTAGATTTGAGGGATGATTTTATGTACTTAGAAATAAATATTGAAAATGGATCGATAGCATCTGAAGCGGGGTTGTTTTGTAAATGGATTAACCAACATCAGCCATCAATTGAAGTAAAACTCCCTGCTAATCAACCTAAGCTAAAACTTAACGACAGCTCCCTAATTCTGCCACTGGTGACGTTAATCAGTGAACCTGATTTATTAAACTACCTTAACCTAACGGTTGAATATCTCAACTTCAAATTCCGTGGAGATTTGGCGACAGACAAGAATGAAGTTAGTGTCCGCTGCCATATCAAAGATAGTCAGACAGGGACTGAAAAAATTTTTGAATTCAAGGGCCCTGAGTCACTTTATAGAGAAAAGGTTGGCAGCTTTAACTTGAATGAATTCTTTAAGGATTAAAATTGCTTAGTTTGTTTAACGATTGGAACAATAGCATTGACACTGAGTATTATGCTTTAAAGGTTATAAAGCTGATCGATTTGAAATTTTTTGAAGATGCCAGTGACATCGCTGAGCGTGTGATCACCGAACTTGAGTTACTCAAGTGTAATGTGCTTTTAGAAGATAAAAATAAAGTATATATCGAAGCCTGCTTGTTCAGAGTATTAAAAAATATTTCTAGCTTCTGGAGCCTAGTTTTGCAACACCGTTTCTATGACGCATGGTGTAAATTGCAAGACTCTCTTGACGGTTTGAGACTTATAAAGCGTTTTTATTACGGTCAATGTGACTCAGTATCTTTTTTTGAGAAACAACTTTTATCCATTGAACAAATCTACCCATACAAATTATTTTCAAGCATCGGTGCTGTCGTTGAACAATACGAGTGCAGCATATGTGGTAATGATATGGATTCTCTTGATTGCAAACATTTAAAAGGGGAATTGTATGGCGGTGAGTTAGCATACGCTATCATAAGGAACGTCAAAGAGTTAGATCACGTTGCAATCGTTGAAAATCCAAGCGATAAACGTTGTGTGCTAAATCCAGATGATGGGCAGGCAGGAATGGCTGTTTTGAAAAAAATCGTTGGGTATATCATCGAAAACAAGTTAACTCCTTTAGGTTTCACACAAATACTTAAAATTGAATTTGACAAGCCAAATGAAAAATATATCGACTCATCTCCGAACGATCATTGTTTTTGTGGAAGTGGTAAAAAGTTTAAGAAATGTTGTGTAAATAAAAGGACGTTACGCCATGCACACTTTAAGTTAATAGATATCAATTCAAATCCATTGTTGTCTACGAAGAATTAAACGTGAGTATCTGCATCGTAATTGGATGTTGTCTTAAGCACGTTTGGGCACTTACTTATGTTGGCTAAAACAGATATGCCCATTTCTTGTTGGCGAAAGTAAATCACATCAGTCTCACACCGATAATTTTCGTTAGATTTCCTAATGCCAAACATGTGTCGATGACAGAATAAGGACAGGCTGATTAAGAAAAGCATTGTTAGTAGTCCCAGTCAGCCACTGACGTCTTCCATTCTAGTTGAGTACCTTGCACTTCATTGTCAAAGTAAGCCAGTAACGCAGTTTTCAGATGTGCATCACGCCTGTTTGCAAGTACATTCACCCAATCAACAAAGTCACACAGTTTGTAAAAGCAAAACAAGCGTTAAGGCTTGGATAGCCTTCAATATCTTATCGAAAGCTATCGTCGTCTTAGAAGGAAATGACCCTTGCAGACGGGCTGTCAGGTGCAATGTGAAATGCCTTGTCTGACAGCCGGAGAACATGGGTTAAATGTCCAAAGCAGTACTGAGTTCTACGAGGTCTTTGTAGAATGAGTATCTACTTTTCACTCCCTCATACTTCAAACCAAGCGAAACAATATCTCCCTGATGTCTGATGAATATTTCTCTTAGCTTGTCAGGCCCCCTTAGTGGTTCGGACACTTCAGTAGCCGTAGCCTTTAGGTTTTCTTGTGCTCTGGTACAGACAACTCTCGCAAGCTCTGCATCAAAATGATGAGTATGTATCCTCTCAAACAGGGAGCGAATCTCGATGTCGTAGACCGAATTTTGGAAAGATACATAAATCGGATGAACGTCTGAAAATGCGGAATAAGTGTAATCATCAACATCGGCAACGAGCTTCAACGTTACTCCACCCCAGTTAAGTAGTTGATCAAACCTCTCCATTGGCGAGCCTTGGTACTCAAGGTGTTTAGACATCATTGGTACATGCTGAAGCTGATCATAGAGCCTAAAGTGTTTTTCCTTCAAACACATTAAAACAGCCAAATAATAAACATCTAAAGACCTTTCAGAACCTAGGTTATCGACAATGGACACCAGTCTTTCTGTTATTTGAATTGATTCTCTTTCTGATAGTTTTAGTGCGCGATAAATGGTGGAAAGGTTTTCAAAGTGCACGTTAACATCCATAGGTTTTGGCCAGATCCCAATTCCTTTTTGGATCAAAGCGTTCAATGAAAGCTTGTCTAAATCACAATGGACTGACAGTAGTTCTTTCAACGGCATTTTCTTCAGTGCGTATCGTGTATTAAAGAAACGCCCCAGATAGATATCTGCATCAAATCCCTGTCCATAGACTACCTTCACCGCATGCTGAAGCTGCCTTGTATCAGTTGCTACAACAAACACTACGCCTTTAATGTCGAAGATGTGCTTAATGGTCTCCAGCATTTCAACGGCATAGCTAGGGCGACAACGGTCTAATTCATCAATGAAGACAAAGGCTGGATATTGTTTATCCGTAAAACCTTTAACTGCTTCCAACCACTGACTCACACTCTGTTTCAATGCAGAAATGGCTTTCGCCTTGCCTTCATGTTCATCTAACATGTACTGCACAGCTTTAGACGCAGCAGCACTCATGTCCAAAGCATTGCCGTCTTCATCCTTGATGTCTGACTCTGCACTTGCTCCTTCTGCGTCATTCATAACAGCAGCAAAATCAATACCGGTAAACTTCTTAGTCACGCCACCGACTAATGCTGGAGCTAGAGCCTTAAATAGACCGCCAGCTTTGCCAATTACACTGATCGCAGTATTGTCCTCAGCTCTACCAGCTTGCTCTCTCAACTGACTTACCATTGATGAAATCACCGTCATCAGCGGGTCATCTGAATAGTCCTGCTGCCATGCATCAACGTAGACAACAGGATGATGTGCTTTGAGGTCTTCTGCCCAGCGTTTAAGAAAGTACGTCTTACCGCTGCCCCATTCGGAGTTCAGGTTGAGTACGTAATTACGCTTCTTGTCTTCACCGTCTCTGCTCTCGTCATAGCCTTTAGATGCAAGAAAGTTTGATAGGTACTGAGCGTATTTAGCTCGGTTTAGCGTGTCTTTGGGATAGTGAGCACCATCAATATCGACTGGCTGACTCCAATTAATAACTACGTTGCTTGGCATATAAACTCCGATGCATTTTAACTGTCTGTATGGTCTAACTTTTCATCATGAAAATCAATCTGATGCATATAATCCAATGCAATTACTTGATGGCTGTCGTAATCATGGGTACAGCAAGAGTGAAAAACAGGGAAAGACACAGGGAGAAAAAACCACAGAGGGAGAGAGGAAGGGAACTTTGCTGGACAGCTTGTTGCCCACTTTTCCCCATTATAATAACTAATGGATTTTAGTCCTAAATAGCTTCTGTCTAGAAGTGAGTTGCGATACTAGCAGGCCGACTTGCTCGATTTAGTCGTGAAAAACAAGCGAATGTGTGAGATCGAGTATAAGCCATCACACCTAACTCCATTACATACCAACTATGCCACTACAAAGGCTACTTTTTGCGTTCTGCAATTTCATAGACTCGTTCACCAAACTCCTCTTGTAGTTCGTACACTCGAAACATAAGGGATTTATTAAGTGTTTCAAGCTCCTCATTTATAGTTTTAACATCATTTAACTCTTTGCGGTATTTATCCTTGAGTCCTCTTTCTCGTTTGAGTTCCTCTCTGAGTTTATCGACTTCACACTCATCCTCTTTATCAGAATCTTTTGCTTGAGGTGGTTGAGGGGTATCTAACTCTGCGTTGTATTTAGCAATTGCAGGGTTGGCAACATCTTTAATGAAGTCCTTGAACTTATGAATGTAGCTTTGCCCAAGTCCTGCTTCTCGGTTGATTTTATTTAATGTCAGGCGACCTGATGCTTTCACTCTCTCTGGCTTGCCATCTAAAAGGCGAGCCAAAGCTGATTGGAATCTCTCGACTGCTGCTTCGCTCATAACTATTACCTTTGTTAGCTCTAACTCACGCAATGATTTCATCTTTAAACTGCGTATAAGGAATCTCATGCCTAGTAAGTGTCAGCTCTTCAACTTGGATCTTCTGTTTTAATCCAGCCAAAATAGAGCTTTTTAATGGGTCACCTGTATTGAGTGCTGTGAACTTGGCAATCAAGCGATCTCTTTGTTTCGCTATAATTTTTGCACCTTTGTCGGTGACAACTTTGTGTTCACACTCTTTAATTTCGGCTCGGAAAGGTTGGGTGCCACAAACGCGATCACACGATGCGTTAGTGCAGTAAGCGCCACTTGGAAGTTGAATGATATGGAAATTTCCATTTCTTATGTTTTCTTCAATTTCGGCACGAGCCATGATGATACTTTTTCCGCTTTCGAGCGTTTTCATGCGGTCTTGCATAATCTTCTCGCCTCTGACACCGCTCAAATGTTCACTTTTATTAAGGATGTCATCATACTCATCAATCCCAAGATCAATGCCAGCTTCCTTTAGATCCATGAGTACTTCATCGTCCATCAAAATGTCATTCATTTTAGCAAGCACAGCATTGTTAGCGTAGTAGTCTGACATGTTGATGTTTTGGTGTTTGAACTGGAATTTAATCCCCGAAGCAGTGCCAAAGCCATAGCGAACAAAGAACACAGCAAATGTTCGTCTGAAAGCATGAGAACTTAATCCTTCGTATGTGCTGCCAACTTCCAGTTCACCTTCTCTTGTAGGGTTCAGCATATCAAACTCATCAACATCTTCCTGAGTTGCACTATAGCTCAGGCTGTTGACGAATCTTCTCATGTGCTGAGAAATTGAAATCAGATAGTTATCGGAACTTTGTTGTGATGGACTCACTACCAAAAAGGCTGACTCTAGTTGCCTTCTCATGTGTGTAATCTTTTCTGGCGATTCACCTTGCGCTTCTCTTTCATCAACTTTTTTGTGATAGAGCGAGCGTGTTGACTTCATCATGTCAGAAGCTAATTCTAATGCTGTTAACGCAACAGGGTGTGACTGCCATGTGACCGTTTTAGGTTTTGAGTCATTGCCCTTGGTTGTTTGGCCTTCAAGCAGGACAACAGGTTTACCATTTACCATTTTTCGCTTAACGCTTCTTTTATTGAAAGATAAAGCCTCACCAATCCTCACACCAGAAAACCCCTGAACAACTATCAAGCAACTAGTTAATATTTTAGCTAAGCCCCGGCCAGTCAAATCTAACTCAAAATCAGGAATACCATGGGAAATCTTCTTAACAGCCTTTCTGACCCTACTTTCTATGGCACTATCTGTCATACTTAGATTTCTGCGAGTTATTTGAGCGCCAATAAGCCTTTCACCATTTTCAACTCTCTGTCTTATGTCGTAAGCCTCCCCCAAAACCCTTGAAATCTCATGGCGATGCTCATGATAATTCTCGACTATTCGAAGAGCATTGCTCATCAAGTGTTGATACAACTTGTGAGGTATGGCTACATGTTGCCTAGTTGGTTTTGATCTAGCGCACTTCCACACCTCGCCGGCATCAATATACGAAGTCATCTCACCTATTATGGTAAGTTTATTCAGTGCAGTAAGAACGGAATTTAAAGTACTTTTCGAGTGCTCTTTTTTTTTCAGCCTCCGAGTAAATGACTTCCATTTCTTGCGGTCGGACAAATCATTCCATTTTGTACCCTTCAAACAGTCAGCAACCCTCTGTAAGCCAGATTTTAGCTTAAACATACTGGCTACAGACAGAGGCAAGGTTTCCTCTTCTTTTGAGTGGTGATACATATTATATAGGGCATCCTGAATTCCCTTTACATACTCAGGATTGGTCGCTTCAAATCTGATTTTTAAACCTTGGCTTATACCTACCACGTGAGACGTAGAGAAGTCCCACTCTTCCACGTGATAGGGCATATCATCAGAGTCCAGACTATCTAACCCATTAATCAAGAACGCGGTCTTAGACTTTTGGAATGGTATCGCTGGAATAACATCTTTATGTTTTCTTTGCGTATTGCTAATCATTAAAACGCCTCCAATAAATCAACTAGGCTGTATCCATCGCAGTAAAGAGGATGAGGGGCTTCTTTTTGCTTGTCTGATGCTACTGCGTAGTTGTCAGGAGACACCTCGCTAAATCGTTTTAGAATAGATTCTATGGTGCTGTACAACTTATGAAATTTATCTGTAGGCATACTATTAATGGCTGGGTAATCTTTCATTTCTTTCAGCGTGTCGCTAAAGGACATCATCAACCAAATATCCTCAACCTCAGCAACCAATATGTGATACTCACATTCAAAGCAACTCAAAAAGTCCGTACAAGTTACCTCCGCTAACTGTTCAATCCCCATTTTTTCGAGGTTCTTCTTTATCGTGTTGGCAACGCCTTGAGTAGAGTCTTTACAGCGAGTTCCCACGGGTGTTTGTTTGTCATTTGCTCTCTCTTGTTTGCGTAACCTTTTGTAGTCATAGTCGCTAAGGACATCTGCGTGGTTAAATTTCGCCTGATTGGCTGATTCATGAATATCCGTACCATTTTTCACAAAGTCATACATAGCTTCACTTGATGCAGCTAAGCCATTCCTGTGGTCGTTTTCGTTACCGTCTGAATAGCTAGCGTTAATGGTTTGAACAGAGTTGTTGGCAGACATTGACACTTTCCAAACATCTTGCGTCACCTTCATTAGTACGTCGATTTTTGTTTGACGAAGTGCCGATGGAGTAATGTGTGCAAGTCCCATTAAAGCAGTGTAGGTATTGATTTTACGCTGAGGAGAGAGCTGACCTGACTCAATAAATCCATTCGTATCTCCTGATTCGCTGAAATGAGGAAATAACCAATCGGTGCCTTTATCCTTCTGAAGTTTTATCGAAATCTCTAACCATTGATGCAAGAATTCTTGAGCCTTTTTATGGAAGCCAATAGAAGTATCAAGTTTCAGATAGTTGGCACGCGCTT harbors:
- a CDS encoding SEC-C metal-binding domain-containing protein; protein product: MLSLFNDWNNSIDTEYYALKVIKLIDLKFFEDASDIAERVITELELLKCNVLLEDKNKVYIEACLFRVLKNISSFWSLVLQHRFYDAWCKLQDSLDGLRLIKRFYYGQCDSVSFFEKQLLSIEQIYPYKLFSSIGAVVEQYECSICGNDMDSLDCKHLKGELYGGELAYAIIRNVKELDHVAIVENPSDKRCVLNPDDGQAGMAVLKKIVGYIIENKLTPLGFTQILKIEFDKPNEKYIDSSPNDHCFCGSGKKFKKCCVNKRTLRHAHFKLIDINSNPLLSTKN
- a CDS encoding KAP family P-loop NTPase fold protein — its product is MPSNVVINWSQPVDIDGAHYPKDTLNRAKYAQYLSNFLASKGYDESRDGEDKKRNYVLNLNSEWGSGKTYFLKRWAEDLKAHHPVVYVDAWQQDYSDDPLMTVISSMVSQLREQAGRAEDNTAISVIGKAGGLFKALAPALVGGVTKKFTGIDFAAVMNDAEGASAESDIKDEDGNALDMSAAASKAVQYMLDEHEGKAKAISALKQSVSQWLEAVKGFTDKQYPAFVFIDELDRCRPSYAVEMLETIKHIFDIKGVVFVVATDTRQLQHAVKVVYGQGFDADIYLGRFFNTRYALKKMPLKELLSVHCDLDKLSLNALIQKGIGIWPKPMDVNVHFENLSTIYRALKLSERESIQITERLVSIVDNLGSERSLDVYYLAVLMCLKEKHFRLYDQLQHVPMMSKHLEYQGSPMERFDQLLNWGGVTLKLVADVDDYTYSAFSDVHPIYVSFQNSVYDIEIRSLFERIHTHHFDAELARVVCTRAQENLKATATEVSEPLRGPDKLREIFIRHQGDIVSLGLKYEGVKSRYSFYKDLVELSTALDI